GTGTATGCTGTGGCTAGTACCGACCAAAAGTGATCCAAAGAGGGACAAATCGGTGAACCAGTGTTCACGGGtccccaaggctcactgatgcctGAGGGGAGCGAAGGTTAGCACATataaagagctactgtagcacaaattgctgaaaatttaatgctggctatgatagaaaggtatcagaacacacagtgtatcgCAGCTTGCTGTTTATGGGGGTAGCCGTAGACTAGttaagagtgcccatgctgaccactgtacaccactgaaagtgcctacaattggCACATGAGTGAAAGAACTGGATCATAGACCAATGGAAGAatgtgacctggtctgatgaatcatattctcttttacatcatgtagacAGCCAGATGACTGTGCATTGttcacctggggaagagatggcactgggatgcactatgggaagaaggcaagccggcggggGCAGGGAGATGCTCTGGACAAAGTTCTGCTGGTAaacattgggtcctggcattcatgtgaatgttactttgtagaccaagtgcaccccttcatggcaacggtattccctgatggcagtgtcatgtttcagcaggataatgagcCCTGCCAACTGAAAAtattgttcagtaatggtttaaggaacatgacaaaaagagttcaaggtgttgacttggcctccaaattccccagattgcaatccaattgagcatctgtgggatgggctgaaaaaacaagtcagagccatgtaggccccaccttgcaacttacaggacttaaaggatctgctgctaacgtcttggtgccagacacTTTCGGAGATCTTATGGAGTCCATGTCTTGACGCGCcacagctgttttggcggcacgaagGGGAacaacacaatattaggcaggtggttttaatgttgtggctgatcggtgtatatatagaATCTCATCAATCGATTATTCTAGGAAACATGGTCATACCTGATTTCCGGCGCCTCTGACAAGGTATTTTGATGTAACTGAATCACAATCTTCAGAGAATGCTGCAGCATATCCCACTTTTATTGGGGTTTTGTAGAGTTCTAGAATGTCACCTATAGAGAATATAATTTTTCTATTAAATTCATAAAGTTTAGTTAAAGCAGGTGTGGAGGGATTCTTTGCTTATACAATCAATTTACATCAAAATTCCAGAAACAAATGGAAAAGTGAGGCTTGTGTTGATAGTAATCTTTGGTCAAAGACATTTTGTTCaatggagtttaaaaaagcaCAATACATTATCTATAACCTGTAGCATATACAACAGTGAAAGGTATTTACCCTGTTACAGAAATGATCAGTGTAGGTACCCATCTGAATGAGGCATACGTGCCAACTTTTTATtgtcccctccgggatctccttGAGGGGACTGTAAAGCACAATTACAGAGGGTGGTGGAGCAATGCGATCTGTGTCATTTTGGCACCGCTCCCCACAACCCAATGCTGTGATAACATCATTTCACTGTGGGGACAGGGACTAGATGAAGTGATTCCCGACTAATTGCATCATGGAGGTCCCCATCTCgcccacttctctaggaagtgggcaggatgtggaagaattgcctactcttccaggagtccgtgaCACCTATCCGGAATTCaggagttgacaagtatggattGAGGTCACCTTGTCGCTGTAAACAGACATTTACAATTTAATCAAAATGAGCATTGCCCTCATGTTTGCTTTAGATATTATATAGCTATATTAGAGAATCtaatacacaaatgttttttATTGTGATTAGTAGGTCCTTAGCGTGCTCCGGCATTattaaaatattcacaaataatGGGCGCTAAATGACAGGTTTTTGCACTGTTTACCTCAtgtgtgatatatttattttgctaataaCAAAGAATaagaacttattttttttaataaatgcactcCTGTGTCTATACAATAGCCCAGTTATAATCATACTAGGTGGGATACCTTGCACAATGATATCATCATCAAGATAAATGATTTTCTCTACTCCAGGGACCAATTCGGGGAGGTAGAATCTTGCAAATGTTAACTAGAATGAGAAGATGAAAAATGATGTAATGATCTAAGCGGAGCactttataaacatatattaaagtatagtacagtaatacattgtGAACATTTACTTACAGGTTTCACACCCACTTCAACTCGAACTTTCCCATCAAGGACCTGAGGATTAAAGTCTAGAATTTTATACTTGACACTTTTAAGCTTAGTGTCACTAAGCCAGGTCCTATAAAGacgaaaggaagaaaaaaaaaaaaaagtcaaatgtaaattaaaatctTCATGAAATTATACAGGAGAAAATGAGAAATTCTGAATTTGATTTTGCTTTCATGATGGAAAGAAACCACAGTAAACAGTCCATCCTGGTGGTATATATTAGAAAAATGCTAACATACATAGGCTGAGTCTGTGAGAGTTTTTGGGAGATCTCTTAAGAGCTTATTTATGAATCCCTAAACTATGTGGAAACTGCTTTTTCCACATAATACTCTAATGGGACTGTGATCTGAGCAATTTGAACAAGTTCTGAAAAGCTAAGCATTAGCCAATCAATCCTACAGGGAGAGCATtgaggtagagggatcttcgggtCTCTCACCGCAGTTTACCTACTCTCCCCTTCAATCACTATCGCAACAtgtctctgcgcatgcgtgacTTTAGGTCACAAATGCACAAAgccactttgtgatagtgactGGACAGGAGAGACAGACAATAGGAATTTTCAGGTAAGTGAATTCATTGACAAGACAGCCTCCTATCAGATGCTCTGTCCCGGGATGATGCTTTTTAATGCTTACAATAAATCATTTGTCATCGCTGGGATGAACATAACAAGATAAAACCCAATTAATTAATAAACAGGCCCCTTAATAACTACAGATATCAGAAAAGGGTAAAAAGAAGTCCAGTTTTGGGGCTATTGCTGGCTCTTAAGAATAAGACACTCCACATTATATAAAGCTGTatgccagaggtggaactagcaagctgtggaccCCGGCGcaaggaagcagggaggagggaaccagggcccacagcttgctagttttgcatgcagcaggccccattatcttcatgggccctgctgcaccaatggtagttctgccactgctgtatcTGCCAAGGGGTAATTGGAATAGAGCGATGTTCTGCAGATACCTAGAGGGAAAGCTaataattggattttttttttagtaccagAAGAGAATTCTGTGGGGGCAGAACTAATGTATGAGGTTttggagtatatataaatatatgctcaGTTCTTGTTATGAATAGCAAAATGCGCCTTGGCTGGTAAATCACCCGATATCTGTCTAAATTCAAAACTGCATCAGTTATTGTGGTTGCTGGGTTTAGACTGCAAACAGTAATTTACCTCTGACAAGCAATAACAGTAGCAGATGTCTAATAAATATAACAGCCCTATCCCACATTTCCAGTAGCGAAATACCTCAAATGTTCCTTGGTATCATTCATGGTGACAATGTAGAAGACGACATTGGACTTTGTGTTGCTGGAAATACTATTTATCGCAGTTATGACCCCTCCAAGTCTACTTTCCACAGCGGTGATAACCACAGGAACCTCCACACTATTCCTCTCATCAGATACACTCTCAGGAGCCTCCGGTAGGAAATCAACATGCTGAAATAACAAAGGACTGGAATCTGGAGGGGGAAAGTCCACACGTGTAAATATTGTTTTGAATGAACAAATGGAAAACTTGTGAAAAAGATCATATACATTGTGGTAAGATTATCAGTCACATTCATTAAAGTAGCAAAAATATAGGTTACCAGTCATGAAAGAGTTTTCTTTTATCTTTTACATATACTTTCTGCCAGTTTCAATGATCGTACACGTGCATGTTTAGCAAGGACTACTTGCATACCGCATCTCTGTCAAATTTAccattatttttcatatatatggCCAAAAATGTATGTTAGCTTTACGTTATGCTGAAAAGATGCATATTATGAAAACCATAGTCATTGCACTAAATTCAAGAAAGATCATTTGACTACAATTTAAGACATTTCAAAGTCCATTCTTCAGAGAAGGCTACGAATCATCTGCCAAATTCAAGGAAGATCTTTTCATTTTAAAAGAATGGTTGCATGTCAGATTTCATCACATAAATAAACCTTCTTATGTGAATATGGCTTTATATGTGACTTAACGTGTAGGTAAGAATTGCAAAGTCTTGGTGAAATCATTTAAAGCAAAGTCACACCGGTTTCCATGAAACTGGCGGTGGTAttttagggcccgattcattaaggatcttaaatgaagaagatccttatttcagtctcctggacaaaaccatgttaaatgcaaggggtgcaatgagtgttctgttttgcacataagttaaatactgactgttttttcatgtaacacacaaacacttgatagcttatttgtacactgaaatctaaacttgatatgtgtgtgttacatgaaaaaaatgtcagtatttaacttatgtgcaaaagagaagactaatttgcaccccttgcattgtaacatggttttgtccaggagactgaaataaggatccttttcatttaagatccttaatgaatcaggcccttagttcttGGACAAATGTTGACAGATAAGTAAGTTCCTGAAAACTCCAATCACCTGAACTTTGCCTTTTCAAGAAATCGCTCAGGCCCAGTAGATTGTGGTGCAGGATGAGGAGGAATACCACTGCTGCCAGCAAGATTATTACGATATTCACTGAAAAATAGAAATACACAGTTGTGAATTAGAAAAGTGGTAAACTCACCACAGATGATGGATATGGAGCCTGCCAAAATGTGTATGATCTAATAAGCTTGACTAAACTGTGCTTTCTCCAAATATAAACAGGTTGTCAAGCAATAATATTTCTGTTTTGACtccaataataaatattacatttcaatcCCACCATGTTTCACATCTCTATATCACATCTACATGCACTGTTCTCTACACTCATCACTACTCTTACCTGTTAGAGAACATTGTTACCTAGAGCTAATATATAATCCCAAACAGGCAGTGGCAGGCAATACtaacattaacatttttaagtaatgtaacaaaattagcattgcatttttaaaacagacATTAGAAAAATTAAGATTTTACCAACATAATAGTCTTGGTAAACAGTGTGTGTTAATGTTTGGTCAAAcaaaaatatgattaaaaataaaattaaataatatggtTAAACTGCCATTAAAAACTCAGTAATCTtttgcttcattttttttttttttaaacaattccaAATTAAGACCTTCCACTATCaatctatataataaaatttaCTGAAAGCAATTtaagttatttaattttttttttttttttttacctttgcgaCATGTCATTTTTTCATTTATCTTGGTTAGTTTGTGACAACTTTTCCAATCTGCAACAAAAGAAACTCTGCTGAGAGTGTATTACCCTTTTCaattatataacataaatgtgGCCCAACTCCAGGACTTTATCAATGTGGTCATAATGAAaacattttcatattatttttatggaaacaataaaaaaaaagtctgctcACTTTGATTTGCCAAGAGCAGATTGGCAAATCATACTAGGCAAAAGAGATGTGCAAAAAAAGATTCCAAACACCCAGTATATGATCATAGCTCCTCAGATCCATTCACGTGAAAAGTTCCCAGTTCATGAAGCATGCACAAAATATCAAATACACTGGCACATTGTTTATCAATGTACAGGTAGTTCAGAACTAAAAGTGGGTCAGGGAAGAGATGAACACAGGCTTTTATTAACTAGATCTCGGTTTACCATTGAATGCATGTCATGTAATGTAATCAATTACACTTTACAGGAACTTCTCACTCAATGCACAGAAGATCACGATTctaaaatatagtgtaatacattgaaaacattagaATGTAGTTATGCAAAACAATTCCCAATATTAACTTGGTAGCCGACCACGAGTTAGAGGAAGGGTAACAGTATTGGAAGAAACATATAATAATACTGCATATGGACGTAATATGGAGAAGAGACACTGTCGGCGTAAATAGatgattaaataaatataccgttatgtacatacatactgtatatacaggaCACTCGCTGAGCGCAGAAAGGTTCCACCTCCCAGCATAGATCTACATGAAGCCAAATTGCCAACTCAACATCTGTTCTAAGCCACAAGCTGGACACACCCCCACTCCCGTCACATGATCAAGACAACTCTAAGCACATGATCAGGGAGAAACAGGAGAATCACGTGACTGAGGCACCGATCTACATCTTTAACAGGGCAGCTCTGTCCCAAACTATGAACTGAAGTACGAAATCTTAGTACTACAAATGTGTTTCAAAATACTAAACATTCTGGTTATTTCTTAGCTCATTCCATCAATGTAATCTGTAATGTTTTACTAATTTCAAGGGTGTATTTGCCCTTAAGAGACATGGCGGACCGAAGAAGCCCCGTCTCCCCCAGTACTGCAGACACCTAAGACTTGGGGTCTCATCAATGATTGTGTGTATACTTTTGCAGTATAGATTGTCGTTATTCTGTGGTTTAGGTATTGTAAAAAGTAGCCGCGCAGTGACGCGGCTGTAGTCAGGCGCTGGTAAAGACACCTATAGGGGGCTTCCGTTGGGGTGACGCTGCTCGGGGGACTAGCGCTTCCGGACTGGGACCCGCTTGTCTTAAAGTGAACCGCTGAGCTGCCACCATGTTCGACATATTCGCCTCTATTCCTACTCAAATGGTGAGCAAACATCTGGCAGATGCCACTTGTGGCACAGTGTGTATTTGTGAGGGATGCAGGTGTGTGTTAATGTGTCCTGTACCATGCATGTTTCCTGGGCAGATTGTAAATATCTGTCCCTAATGGATGTTATCCCCACAATATATTCTTATTCTATATAAGTTAGTATTTATTAAAGAGTAttgaattgtaaaaaaataaaattctaacaAAGTCCACTCAACATATGGGGGTTTATACTTAGTTGGATGCATATATGTCCATAAAAAAAGCCAAGAAGTTTAATAGAGTATTTACATCCATATACAGAATCTCATGTATGTCATGATGCATCCAGaactgcaccagtagcatatatgCCAGCTTTATGTCAGGTGTACAGCATATTCAGTTAGACCCAACCAGATCataagcacaattttttttttttaacatttgtttttgtaGTGAAAAAAGCATTCACGATTGGTTttgattgaaataataataataaaaaaaccttctataatacagcaggtataatcttCTTTCTTGTGTATGaatgaaaatagcaaaaataatttcTAAGAGAAGCCCACAACAATTGTATGTAGACCCggcgatcaatgaagaaagcactatCGGCTTTAGAGGTCAATAAGAAGCTGCTAACTAGTGCTGGCAACTGTTATGATCATCAGTATGTATTTACAGCAACCCTCAAGCTGAGGAAAGCTGAACATTCTAGGGTATTCAAAATATGTCTGTCTATTTTTGCTTCCTGGGTCAGAAATCGTGAGCAGAACATAGTTATTTTGGTCTTGCCTTGGATTATCATTAAATTTATTTATGCATCCCTGAACCTTGTCCGATTGAGTTGAAAATATCTCTGGATTCAAAGCctgttgctgtatttgatttAGAAATTGCCTCCGGTCACGTTTATCATAGAATGATTGAGTGTGCCCTCTTGCATGTTTATATAATTGAATATGGTTGTATTGTCTGTCTGCATTTTCACTTTATCATGCTCTGAAATGTCTAGTGTCTGCACTGGGTTCTGTGACAATCGATATCCATTGAGGGGTTTACAGAGATAAACCTCTCCTGAGGTTGGACACTGACTGAAAATGTATCAAATGACTGTTGTTCTTGAGACTTTGTTCCATTTTTTGAGAGATAAATTAAAACTGAAATAGATGCAGGTGAATAATTGTGCACTAGACCTTACTAGATCACCAATTTGCCTGTCATCCTAATACATCTCAGGGTGAACTC
This window of the Mixophyes fleayi isolate aMixFle1 chromosome 8, aMixFle1.hap1, whole genome shotgun sequence genome carries:
- the GLT8D1 gene encoding glycosyltransferase 8 domain-containing protein 1 isoform X1 — encoded protein: MYVHNDWKSCHKLTKINEKMTCRKVNIVIILLAAVVFLLILHHNLLGLSDFLKRQSSDSSPLLFQHVDFLPEAPESVSDERNSVEVPVVITAVESRLGGVITAINSISSNTKSNVVFYIVTMNDTKEHLRTWLSDTKLKSVKYKILDFNPQVLDGKVRVEVGVKPLTFARFYLPELVPGVEKIIYLDDDIIVQGDILELYKTPIKVGYAAAFSEDCDSVTSKYLVRGAGNQYNYIGYFDYKKETIRKLGMKANTCSFNPGVFVANLTEWKRQNITRQLEKWMELDMLEELYSKTLAGSITAPPLLIVFYKLHSSIDPMWHIRHLGSSTGKRYSLQFVNAARLLHWNGHFKPWGRTASYSEIWEKWYVPDPTGKFSPIRRHAEADGVM
- the GLT8D1 gene encoding glycosyltransferase 8 domain-containing protein 1 isoform X2: MTCRKVNIVIILLAAVVFLLILHHNLLGLSDFLKRQSSDSSPLLFQHVDFLPEAPESVSDERNSVEVPVVITAVESRLGGVITAINSISSNTKSNVVFYIVTMNDTKEHLRTWLSDTKLKSVKYKILDFNPQVLDGKVRVEVGVKPLTFARFYLPELVPGVEKIIYLDDDIIVQGDILELYKTPIKVGYAAAFSEDCDSVTSKYLVRGAGNQYNYIGYFDYKKETIRKLGMKANTCSFNPGVFVANLTEWKRQNITRQLEKWMELDMLEELYSKTLAGSITAPPLLIVFYKLHSSIDPMWHIRHLGSSTGKRYSLQFVNAARLLHWNGHFKPWGRTASYSEIWEKWYVPDPTGKFSPIRRHAEADGVM